GCACCATCAAAGTCTCGGGAGCCAAAGTCTTCCCGACACCGCCAGACACGTGATTGTTTCTGCAAGCGGTGCCTGTCTTTCTTGGACAGGCACCGCTTTTTTATGCTTACATCCCGCCATGCAAATGAAAAAGACCCTGTGGCTGCTGGTGGCCATCCCCCTCGTTTCCCTGGTCCTCTGGGCGGCCTACAAAGCAGGAGGAGACAGTGCGCGCACAGCGGTTTCTGCGCCAATCAACCCGGCCGAAGATCCGGCCCCACCTGCTCCACGCAAAAAGCCCCTTCTTGGACAACCTGCCCAGGTGACATCAGTGACGCCTCTGAATCCAGCCGAACAACAAGCCGCATTGGATGAAGGCGAACTCATTTCAGACCTCTTTGATGCTGCCACCGAAGGCACGCCTGAAAAAACAGAAGCTGTCTATGCCGCACTGAGCCATCCGAACGATGCCGTGCGGGAAGGAGCCCTGGATGCCATCATCCAGCACATGGGGCGGGAGTCCATTCCCAGGCTGCGTGCGGCCTTAGCGGCCGCCAGAACGCCGGAGGAAAAGACCCGCCTCACCGAAGCCATCGAATTCATCGAACTGCCCACATTAAGCGAAATCCGAGGAGCTTCGGATGCCCCGCGCCCCCGGCGCGAACAGGTCACCGGCCAGAAACCCGCCCGGCCCGACTCCCCTCCCTTGGTCCGCAAAAAAAACCCGCCTTTGCAGCAGGAGTAACAAGGCCCGCGATCCCCCCTCGAATCCGACATTTGTCTGGACGCCGACAGAAAAATCCTGTCCCGACCATGCATAATGCCCAGCTGATTCATATAGAACAATAACCCCGTCTTTTAGAAAAGAGCAGTAACCCCGCCCGGTTTTTGGGGCTACTTAAATCAAGGCCCTGCTCTGCCTGCGAATTTCTCCAGGCCGCAGCGAATGGCTCCCCCCACCCATGAAAACCAAATCCCTACTCGCCGCCCTTCTTTTTGCCAGCACCGCTGCAGCCTCAGCAGATGAAACTGTGGAGATTAACATGCTCTTTACCCTGAAAGTCCATGAGCAGAATGCCACTGTCACAAAAGGGAACATTGAGACTGATAGCTTTCGGGTTTTCAGCGTGAAGACCTTCGATATCATTCAGATGATTGGCCTGAAGGAAGGACGTCTTTTCAGCAAAAAAGCCCGGCTCCTGGCTCAACTTACTTTTGATAACAATGGCCAGACCGGCTCCTCCTTCCTGATCCGTGACCCAGGCCAGAGTGATCTGGTTGTCTCGTCATACTTTCCCAGCAACACCCCCTATGCCGTCACTAAATCCAAACTTAATTTGGACAAAAAAACTGGAACAGGCAATGTCGTCGGCCAGGCTACGATAGACGTCCAACTGAATGGCGAGGATGAGGGGTTTTATCTCATCGGTCCTCTCAAAGCCAACGTCCGCGATGTACAGGCTCCCGCAGCGGCAGATGTCATCGTGCAGCTAACCAATCTGACCATCAATGCCAGCGGGGGCAGCAAAATCGGTGCGGCCCCGAATACAAAGAACGGGTATGCCTCCGGCAGCGTTAAATTCTCCGGGGCCAAGATCATCAAATAATTCCGCATTCAGATACTGGCAGAGCTGCCCGGGATGTGGCAGAGGCAGCGCGTGCGTGATTACCTGCTGCTGCATCTCGTCATCCTGGCCTGGGGCTTCACCGCCATCCTGGGCAAGCTCATCACGCTTCCTCCAGTCGAGGTCGTCCTGTGGCGCACCGCCATGGCTGCCGCCGGTTTCGCCATCCTGGCACGCTGCCGGGGCCGCCGCCTTAATGTCCCGCGCAGTGAGCTGTGGAAAATGCTCGGCGTCGGTTCCCTCCTTGGGCTGCACTGGGTACTTTTCTTCGCCTCCGCCAGGCTGGCCACCGCAAGCGTCAGTCTCGCCGCCCTGCCCACGGCCATGCTCTGGTGCAGCCTCATCGAGCCCTATGTGGACGGCACCCGCCGCTGGCGGCCCTGGGAACTTGCTGTGGGAGCAGTCATCATGGGGGCCGTGTGGATGATCTATGAGGTGGAGTTGCAATATTGGTTAGGCTTCACAGTCGGCATCGCCGCCGCCTTCCTGGCCGCACTCTTTGCCGTCATTAACAAGCAGCTCGTGGCCCAGTGGCATTACAGCGTCATGGGTTATTACCAGATGCTCGGCGCGCTCCTCATCACCGTCCTCGCCTGGCTCGTCACCCCGCCTTTTCACCTCGCCATTCCTGGCGCGGGGGATGCTTTCTGGCTCTTCATCCTGGCCAGTATTTGCACCGTCGGTGCTTATGCTGGTTACATGGTCGTGCTGCGCCGCATGTCTGTCTTCACGGTGAATGTCGTTTACAATCTGGAGCCCGTTTATGGCATCATCCTCGCGGTCCTCATCTTCGGCTCGCAGGAGCACATGAGCGGCGGCTTTTACCTCGGGGCCGGCATCATCATCGGCAGCGTCCTGCTGG
The Prosthecobacter sp. SYSU 5D2 DNA segment above includes these coding regions:
- a CDS encoding DMT family transporter; protein product: MRDYLLLHLVILAWGFTAILGKLITLPPVEVVLWRTAMAAAGFAILARCRGRRLNVPRSELWKMLGVGSLLGLHWVLFFASARLATASVSLAALPTAMLWCSLIEPYVDGTRRWRPWELAVGAVIMGAVWMIYEVELQYWLGFTVGIAAAFLAALFAVINKQLVAQWHYSVMGYYQMLGALLITVLAWLVTPPFHLAIPGAGDAFWLFILASICTVGAYAGYMVVLRRMSVFTVNVVYNLEPVYGIILAVLIFGSQEHMSGGFYLGAGIIIGSVLLVPWLNRWITGVRTPAAKVPPFVP